Proteins from a genomic interval of Caulobacter rhizosphaerae:
- a CDS encoding M28 family metallopeptidase has product MKRLLLATALIAAPMLAHAADAPKIDPARLSAHIKVLSSDDFEGRGPATAGETKSVDYIVGQMKAVGLEPAGDPKADGSRAWTQDVPLAKFDIKGPVTAQFSVGGKAVPLAQGEQIAIRAAMTNVDQVAIEDAPIVFVGYGVKAPERNWDDFKGLDLKGKVLVVLINDPDFETGSGDFGGKAMTYYGRWTYKFEEAARQGAAGVLIVHETAPASYGWATVKNSNTNTMFDIVRKEPAKSHPPLESWIQRDVAVDLFKAAGLDFDTLKTQARSRDFRPVELKGATFSASYAVDHAVIVSKNIAGRIKGTARPDETVIYSAHWDHLGVGQPDAKGDRIYNGAIDNADGIAAILELARAFKSQPAPQRSILFLAVTAEERGLLGSEYYAANPLFPLSKTVGDLNIDALSAAGPAKDITTSGDGKVDLQDLLVAKAKAHGRYFTPDPSPQAGHFYRSDHFPFAKRGVPAISVGSGEDLVQGGKEAGQKAEEDYTANRYHQPADEWRADWDLTGQAQDIGLFYEIGADLANSKTWPQWQAGSEFKALRDQTKADRK; this is encoded by the coding sequence ATGAAACGCCTGCTGCTCGCGACCGCCCTGATCGCCGCTCCCATGCTCGCGCACGCCGCGGATGCGCCCAAGATCGACCCCGCCAGGCTGTCGGCCCACATCAAGGTGCTGTCGTCCGACGATTTCGAGGGCCGCGGCCCGGCCACCGCCGGCGAGACCAAGTCGGTCGACTATATCGTCGGCCAGATGAAGGCCGTCGGCCTGGAGCCGGCGGGCGACCCGAAGGCGGACGGAAGCCGCGCCTGGACCCAGGACGTGCCCTTGGCCAAGTTCGACATCAAGGGCCCGGTCACCGCCCAGTTCAGCGTCGGCGGCAAGGCCGTGCCGCTGGCGCAGGGCGAGCAGATCGCCATCCGCGCGGCCATGACCAATGTCGACCAAGTCGCCATCGAGGACGCCCCGATCGTCTTCGTCGGCTACGGCGTCAAGGCTCCGGAACGCAACTGGGACGACTTCAAGGGCCTGGACCTGAAAGGCAAGGTGCTGGTCGTGCTGATCAACGATCCCGACTTCGAAACCGGGAGCGGGGACTTCGGCGGCAAGGCCATGACCTATTACGGCCGCTGGACCTACAAGTTCGAGGAAGCCGCCCGCCAGGGCGCGGCCGGCGTGCTGATCGTCCACGAGACCGCCCCGGCCTCCTACGGCTGGGCCACGGTCAAGAACTCCAACACCAACACCATGTTCGACATCGTCCGCAAGGAGCCGGCCAAGAGCCATCCGCCCCTGGAATCCTGGATCCAGCGCGACGTGGCCGTCGACCTGTTCAAGGCCGCCGGCCTGGACTTCGACACGCTGAAGACCCAGGCCCGGAGCCGAGACTTCAGGCCGGTGGAGCTGAAGGGCGCGACCTTCTCCGCCAGCTACGCCGTCGACCACGCGGTGATCGTCTCCAAGAACATCGCCGGCCGGATCAAGGGAACGGCCCGCCCCGACGAGACGGTGATCTACAGCGCCCACTGGGACCACCTGGGCGTCGGCCAGCCGGACGCCAAGGGCGACCGGATCTACAACGGCGCGATCGACAACGCCGACGGCATCGCCGCCATCCTGGAGCTGGCCCGCGCGTTCAAGAGCCAGCCGGCCCCGCAGCGCTCGATCCTGTTCCTGGCCGTCACCGCCGAAGAACGCGGCCTGCTGGGCTCGGAATACTATGCGGCCAACCCGCTGTTCCCGCTGTCCAAGACCGTCGGCGACCTGAACATCGACGCCCTGTCGGCCGCTGGTCCGGCCAAGGACATCACCACCTCGGGCGACGGCAAGGTCGACCTGCAGGACCTGCTGGTCGCCAAGGCCAAGGCCCACGGCCGCTACTTCACGCCCGACCCGTCGCCCCAGGCCGGCCACTTCTACCGCTCGGACCACTTCCCGTTCGCCAAGCGCGGCGTGCCGGCCATCTCGGTCGGCTCGGGCGAGGACCTGGTCCAGGGCGGCAAGGAAGCCGGCCAGAAGGCCGAGGAGGACTACACCGCCAATCGCTACCACCAGCCGGCCGACGAGTGGCGCGCCGACTGGGACCTGACGGGCCAGGCCCAGGACATCGGCCTGTTCTACGAGATCGGCGCCGACCTCGCCAATTCGAAGACCTGGCCGCAATGGCAGGCGGGCTCGGAGTTCAAGGCGCTGCGGGACCAGACCAAAGCCGACCGGAAGTAG
- a CDS encoding exodeoxyribonuclease III yields the protein MKIATFNINNVVKRLDNLVSWLAEAEPDVVCLQELKAEQGWFPAEPLAQMDYHAVWRGQRTWNGVAILARGAEPVVTRTALPGDRGDSQARYIEAAVDGVLVASLYLPNGNPRPGPKFDYKLTWFARLIAHAADLRASGAPVVLAGDYNVAPTEADIYQPHRWQDDALLQPEVRAAYRALLDQGWADALRTVHPDGPLWTFWAYLRNRWPNDKGLRLDHLLLTPDLAERLVDAGVDRWARGEENASDHAPVWVELDL from the coding sequence GTGAAGATCGCCACGTTCAACATCAACAACGTCGTCAAACGACTGGACAACCTGGTCTCGTGGCTGGCCGAGGCCGAGCCCGACGTGGTTTGCCTGCAGGAGCTGAAGGCCGAGCAGGGCTGGTTTCCCGCCGAGCCGCTGGCGCAGATGGATTATCATGCGGTGTGGCGAGGCCAGCGCACCTGGAACGGCGTGGCGATCCTGGCGCGCGGCGCCGAGCCGGTGGTCACCCGCACAGCCTTGCCCGGGGATCGCGGCGACAGCCAGGCTCGCTACATCGAGGCGGCGGTGGACGGGGTGCTTGTCGCCTCGCTCTACCTGCCCAACGGCAATCCCCGGCCAGGACCCAAGTTCGACTACAAGCTGACTTGGTTCGCGCGGCTGATCGCCCATGCCGCCGACCTTCGCGCGTCGGGCGCGCCGGTCGTGCTGGCCGGCGACTACAACGTCGCGCCGACCGAGGCCGACATCTACCAGCCGCACCGCTGGCAGGACGACGCCCTGCTGCAGCCCGAGGTCCGCGCCGCCTACCGCGCCCTGCTCGACCAAGGCTGGGCCGACGCCTTGCGGACCGTTCATCCGGACGGACCGCTATGGACGTTCTGGGCCTATCTGCGCAACCGCTGGCCCAACGACAAGGGGTTGCGTCTGGACCATCTGCTGCTGACGCCCGACCTGGCCGAGCGGCTGGTCGACGCCGGCGTCGACCGCTGGGCGCGTGGCGAGGAGAACGCCAGCGACCACGCGCCGGTGTGGGTGGAGCTGGATCTCTAG
- a CDS encoding threonine ammonia-lyase — protein MTIALSDIQAAAARLEGQAVRTPLIESPALNQRLGGRVLIKPETLQRAGAFKFRGAYNRLSQLTDDERRRGVAAFSSGNHAQGVALAAQLLDCPALIVMPSDSPAVKVEGTRGFGAEIRFYDRFTEDRVAIADQIAAERGCVVVPSYDDPHIIAGQGTVGLEIVEQARALGVELDKVLSPVGGGGLIAGVSTAVKALSPAAEVWGAEPVGFDETRRSLASGKRETVDPDARSICDALLTPIPGDLTWPINSKTLTGIVAVTDAEVTEAMRYAFSVLKLVVEPGGCVALAAALAGKIDLNGASAAIVCSGGNVDPGLFARVLNGEL, from the coding sequence ATGACTATCGCCCTTTCCGACATCCAAGCCGCCGCCGCCCGCCTGGAAGGCCAGGCCGTCCGTACCCCGCTGATCGAGAGCCCGGCGCTGAATCAGCGGCTCGGCGGCCGGGTGCTGATCAAGCCGGAAACCCTGCAGCGGGCCGGGGCCTTCAAGTTCCGCGGCGCCTATAACCGCCTGTCCCAGCTGACCGACGACGAGCGCCGGCGCGGGGTGGCGGCCTTCTCGTCGGGCAACCACGCCCAGGGCGTGGCCCTGGCGGCCCAGCTGCTGGATTGCCCGGCCCTGATCGTCATGCCGTCCGACTCGCCGGCGGTGAAGGTCGAGGGTACGCGCGGCTTCGGGGCCGAAATCCGCTTCTACGACCGCTTCACCGAGGACCGCGTCGCCATCGCCGACCAGATCGCCGCCGAGCGCGGCTGCGTGGTCGTGCCGTCCTATGACGACCCGCACATCATCGCGGGCCAGGGCACGGTCGGGCTGGAGATCGTCGAACAGGCCCGGGCGCTGGGCGTCGAACTGGACAAGGTGCTGAGCCCGGTCGGGGGCGGCGGGCTGATCGCCGGCGTCTCGACGGCGGTCAAGGCGCTGTCGCCGGCCGCCGAGGTCTGGGGCGCCGAGCCGGTCGGCTTCGACGAGACCCGCCGCTCCCTGGCCTCCGGCAAGCGGGAGACCGTCGACCCGGACGCCCGCTCGATCTGCGACGCCCTGCTGACCCCGATCCCCGGCGACCTGACCTGGCCGATCAACAGCAAGACCCTGACGGGGATCGTCGCGGTCACCGACGCCGAGGTCACCGAGGCCATGCGCTACGCCTTCTCGGTGCTGAAGCTGGTGGTCGAGCCCGGCGGCTGCGTGGCCCTGGCGGCGGCCTTGGCCGGCAAGATCGACCTGAACGGCGCGAGCGCGGCCATCGTCTGCTCGGGCGGCAATGTGGATCCGGGACTGTTCGCTCGGGTGTTGAACGGCGAGCTTTAA
- a CDS encoding acyloxyacyl hydrolase: MKKALFAAAACAAVAVAAPALAGEAFVGVYKHDVTFIGDAVGLGAAGREDGVDVHLGYRTNRIESLRWLGKPQVHAMVSINSENTSNFVAAGFDWRIELGQPGGFYLRPGMGLAYTDGETQLPPANAPNISDEERARRTYLYYHRIDFGSKVLFEPELALGYDINDSWSAELSYTHLSNGQIFHQGKNQGLDDAGVRLVYKF; this comes from the coding sequence GTGAAAAAAGCCCTGTTCGCCGCCGCGGCCTGCGCCGCCGTGGCCGTCGCCGCGCCCGCCCTGGCCGGCGAAGCCTTCGTCGGCGTCTACAAGCACGACGTCACCTTCATCGGCGACGCCGTCGGCCTGGGCGCCGCGGGCCGCGAGGACGGCGTCGACGTCCATCTGGGCTATCGCACGAACCGGATCGAAAGCCTGCGCTGGCTGGGCAAGCCCCAGGTCCACGCGATGGTCTCGATCAACAGCGAGAACACCTCCAACTTCGTGGCCGCCGGCTTCGACTGGCGGATCGAGCTGGGCCAGCCGGGCGGCTTCTACCTGCGTCCGGGGATGGGCCTGGCCTATACGGACGGCGAAACCCAGCTGCCGCCGGCCAACGCCCCGAACATCAGCGACGAGGAACGCGCTCGCCGCACCTACCTCTATTATCACCGCATCGACTTCGGCTCGAAGGTGCTGTTCGAGCCGGAACTGGCCCTGGGCTACGACATCAACGACAGCTGGTCGGCCGAGCTCAGCTACACTCACCTGTCGAACGGCCAGATCTTCCACCAGGGCAAGAACCAGGGGCTTGACGACGCCGGGGTCCGGCTGGTCTACAAGTTCTGA
- a CDS encoding adenylosuccinate synthase: MANVTVVGAQWGDEGKGKIVDWLSNRADVVVRFQGGHNAGHTLVVDGKVYKLALLPSGVVQGKLSVIGNGVVVDPWHLLTEIDKIAEQGVAITPELLVLADNACLILPLHKDLDQAREAASTQKIGTTGRGIGPAYEDKVGRRAIRVADLADPEALKPKIERLLAHHGALRRGLGLPETDAAELFDALMALAPRILAYAQPAWRLLDKAYKDGRKILFEGAQGALLDVDHGTYPFVTSSNTVAGQASAGSGMGPSATGYVLGIVKAYTTRVGEGPFAAELDDEVGKHLSTVGREVGVNTGRARRCGWFDAVLVRQSVAINGIHGVALTKLDVLDGLKTLKICVGYRIGDKVVDYLPAGMRDQKAAQPIYEELEGWSESTAGARSFKDLNANAIKYVRRVEELIGAPVALLSTSPERDDTILMRDPFQG, translated from the coding sequence ATGGCCAATGTGACCGTTGTCGGCGCCCAGTGGGGCGACGAGGGCAAGGGCAAGATCGTCGACTGGCTCAGCAACCGGGCCGATGTCGTGGTGCGGTTCCAGGGCGGGCACAACGCCGGCCACACCCTGGTGGTCGACGGCAAGGTCTACAAGCTGGCCCTGCTGCCGTCGGGGGTCGTGCAGGGCAAGCTGTCGGTCATCGGCAACGGCGTGGTGGTCGATCCGTGGCACCTGCTGACCGAGATCGACAAGATCGCCGAGCAGGGGGTGGCGATCACGCCCGAGCTGCTGGTGCTGGCCGACAACGCCTGCCTGATCCTGCCGCTGCACAAGGACCTGGACCAGGCCCGCGAGGCCGCCTCGACCCAGAAGATCGGCACCACCGGCCGCGGCATCGGCCCGGCCTACGAGGACAAGGTCGGCCGCCGCGCCATCCGCGTCGCGGACCTGGCCGATCCGGAAGCCCTGAAGCCGAAGATCGAGCGGCTCCTGGCCCACCACGGCGCGTTGCGCCGGGGGCTTGGATTGCCGGAGACCGACGCGGCCGAGCTGTTCGACGCCCTGATGGCCCTGGCCCCGCGCATCCTGGCCTACGCCCAGCCGGCCTGGCGCCTGCTGGACAAGGCCTATAAGGACGGCCGCAAGATCCTGTTCGAAGGCGCGCAGGGCGCGCTGCTGGACGTCGACCACGGCACCTATCCGTTCGTCACCTCGTCCAACACCGTGGCCGGCCAGGCCTCGGCGGGCAGCGGCATGGGCCCGTCGGCGACCGGCTATGTGCTGGGCATCGTCAAGGCCTACACCACCCGCGTGGGCGAAGGCCCGTTCGCCGCCGAGCTGGATGACGAGGTCGGCAAGCACCTGTCGACCGTCGGTCGCGAGGTCGGGGTCAACACCGGCCGGGCCCGCCGCTGCGGCTGGTTCGACGCGGTGCTGGTCCGCCAGTCGGTGGCCATCAACGGCATCCACGGCGTGGCCCTGACCAAGCTGGACGTGCTGGACGGCCTGAAGACCCTGAAGATCTGCGTCGGCTACAGGATCGGCGACAAGGTCGTCGACTACCTGCCGGCCGGCATGCGCGACCAGAAGGCCGCCCAGCCGATCTACGAGGAGCTGGAAGGCTGGAGCGAAAGCACCGCCGGCGCGCGCTCGTTCAAGGACCTCAACGCCAACGCCATCAAGTACGTGCGCCGCGTCGAGGAACTGATCGGGGCCCCGGTGGCCCTGCTGTCCACCAGCCCCGAGCGCGACGACACGATCCTGATGCGCGACCCGTTCCAGGGCTAA
- a CDS encoding ATP-binding protein: protein MRLRDFLDDGRDSDSLAMSRRGRNSRLIAMVVMAGFLAAIFGPPPALAWVATNLGLELWLVRLLHGLDGRAERPLPLAARLAPALIFSSVWSVSALLAWQHGPPIMKFAALLTLLGLIVESLKYAALSRSATVSLLPPPVIALAAMPFSVGKPLWMEILASSLALLGLGGYLVDAARLLRANALALERAQVEAQEASRAKSAFLAMMSHELRTPMNGVLGMAHALGSTKLDARQADYLEIIVESGDGLMAILNDILDLSKIEAGKLELEAAPFEIRVLGRQLQRVWRETARAKGLALSLQIAPDTPRWLSGDPIRVRQILLNLVSNALKFTQDGRVDIAIAPHAAGGVEITVSDTGVGMTSEQQAKLFTPFVQGDRSIARRFGGTGLGLSICRELAGMMGGRVGMVSRPGEGSTFTVVLGLATAEAPAPEAAPDVALDVAGARVLVVDDNLANQAVARAILEAVGVLVATAGDGREALARLRVEDFDVVLMDVHMPVMDGVEALRRLRNGEGGRRDMPVVALTADAMSGEVERLIGLGFDDAHPKPIQPAGLIQAIAWRRAPALAKPAPVKLVAD, encoded by the coding sequence TTGAGGCTGCGCGACTTTCTCGACGACGGCCGCGACAGCGACAGCCTCGCCATGAGCCGGCGGGGGCGCAACAGCCGCCTGATCGCCATGGTGGTGATGGCGGGCTTCCTGGCCGCCATCTTCGGTCCGCCGCCCGCCCTGGCGTGGGTGGCGACGAACCTGGGCCTGGAGCTGTGGCTGGTGCGGTTGCTGCACGGCCTCGATGGACGGGCCGAGAGGCCGCTTCCTCTGGCGGCCAGACTGGCGCCGGCCCTGATCTTCAGCAGCGTCTGGTCCGTGAGCGCTTTGCTGGCCTGGCAGCATGGCCCGCCGATCATGAAGTTCGCGGCCCTGCTGACCCTGCTGGGTCTGATCGTCGAAAGCCTGAAATACGCCGCCCTCAGCCGCTCGGCGACCGTCTCCCTGCTGCCGCCGCCGGTGATCGCCCTGGCGGCGATGCCGTTCTCGGTCGGCAAGCCGCTGTGGATGGAGATTCTGGCCTCGTCCCTGGCCCTGCTGGGCCTGGGCGGCTATCTGGTCGACGCGGCCCGCCTGCTGCGCGCCAACGCACTGGCTCTGGAGCGGGCCCAGGTGGAGGCCCAGGAGGCCAGCCGCGCCAAGTCGGCGTTCCTGGCGATGATGAGCCACGAACTGCGGACGCCGATGAACGGGGTGCTGGGCATGGCCCACGCCCTGGGCTCGACCAAGCTCGACGCCCGCCAGGCCGACTATCTGGAGATCATCGTCGAGTCGGGCGACGGGCTGATGGCGATCCTCAACGACATTCTCGACCTGTCGAAGATCGAGGCCGGCAAGCTGGAGCTGGAAGCCGCGCCGTTCGAGATCCGGGTCCTGGGGCGCCAGCTCCAGAGGGTGTGGCGGGAGACCGCTCGCGCCAAGGGCCTGGCGCTGTCGCTGCAGATCGCGCCGGACACGCCGCGCTGGCTGTCGGGCGATCCGATCCGCGTGCGCCAGATCCTGCTGAACCTGGTGTCCAACGCGCTGAAGTTCACCCAGGACGGCCGGGTCGACATCGCCATCGCGCCTCACGCCGCCGGAGGCGTCGAGATCACGGTGTCCGACACCGGCGTCGGCATGACGTCCGAGCAGCAGGCCAAGCTGTTCACCCCCTTCGTCCAGGGCGACCGGTCGATCGCCCGCAGGTTCGGCGGCACCGGCCTGGGGCTGTCGATCTGCCGCGAACTGGCCGGGATGATGGGCGGCCGGGTCGGCATGGTCAGCCGGCCAGGCGAAGGCTCGACCTTTACCGTCGTCCTGGGCCTGGCGACGGCCGAAGCGCCGGCGCCCGAGGCGGCCCCGGATGTCGCGCTGGACGTGGCCGGCGCGCGTGTGCTGGTGGTCGACGACAACCTGGCCAACCAGGCCGTCGCCCGGGCGATCCTGGAGGCGGTCGGCGTGCTGGTCGCCACGGCCGGCGATGGTCGCGAAGCCCTGGCGCGGCTGCGGGTCGAGGATTTTGACGTCGTGCTGATGGACGTCCACATGCCGGTCATGGACGGCGTCGAGGCCCTGCGGCGCCTGCGGAACGGCGAGGGCGGGCGTCGCGACATGCCGGTCGTGGCCCTGACCGCCGATGCAATGTCCGGCGAGGTCGAGCGCCTGATCGGCCTCGGCTTCGACGACGCCCACCCCAAGCCGATCCAGCCCGCCGGCCTGATCCAGGCCATCGCCTGGCGGCGCGCGCCCGCGCTGGCCAAGCCTGCGCCGGTCAAGCTTGTCGCGGATTAG
- a CDS encoding response regulator: protein MFDSNIRTLQRIAAKMQRVLIVDPNTAAVRLLADQLRHVGNVQIFHAVSAEAGWGMARTVDPMLMFVEHASSGCDGQALARKIRRSDLACRENPIIMCTAEATADAIFGARDAGIHEFMRKPFTIKDLERRLEAVTLKPRDWVEAVQYVGPDRRRFNSAEYKGPRKRKADASGAPAARLSQALRIVKSAAQALDSDPAQARRALAAQAVELKKVGEAIKDARLFEAAAALEACTAGGMARAELIKRIDGLMGFLVEDSGDRGAA from the coding sequence GTGTTCGACAGCAACATCCGCACCTTGCAGCGTATCGCGGCGAAGATGCAGCGCGTGCTGATCGTCGACCCGAACACCGCGGCCGTGCGCCTGCTGGCCGACCAGCTGCGCCATGTCGGCAATGTCCAGATCTTTCATGCCGTTTCGGCCGAGGCCGGCTGGGGCATGGCCCGCACGGTCGACCCGATGCTGATGTTCGTCGAGCACGCCTCCAGCGGCTGCGACGGCCAGGCCCTGGCCCGCAAGATCCGCCGCAGCGACCTGGCCTGCCGCGAGAACCCGATCATCATGTGCACCGCCGAGGCCACGGCCGACGCAATCTTCGGAGCCCGGGACGCGGGCATCCACGAGTTCATGCGCAAGCCGTTCACGATCAAGGACCTGGAGCGCCGGCTCGAGGCGGTGACACTGAAGCCCCGCGACTGGGTCGAGGCCGTGCAATATGTCGGGCCCGACCGCCGCCGCTTCAACTCGGCCGAATACAAGGGTCCGCGCAAGCGCAAGGCGGACGCCAGCGGCGCGCCGGCCGCCCGCCTGTCCCAGGCCCTGCGAATCGTCAAATCGGCCGCCCAGGCGCTGGACAGCGACCCGGCCCAGGCCCGGCGCGCCCTGGCCGCCCAGGCGGTCGAACTCAAGAAGGTCGGCGAGGCGATCAAGGACGCCCGCCTGTTCGAGGCCGCCGCCGCCTTGGAGGCCTGCACGGCCGGCGGCATGGCGCGAGCCGAACTGATCAAGCGCATCGACGGCCTGATGGGCTTCCTGGTCGAGGACAGCGGCGACCGCGGCGCGGCCTGA
- a CDS encoding TonB-dependent receptor plug domain-containing protein translates to MKKTALFALAALAPLTLAATASTAAWAAEADAPIATAAETPATASELVVQAQIAYRNRTDQAAPVLNYDLDYFQRFEPLTAGDALKRVPSVAFLSDVLESDGVRLRGLDPAYTQILINGEKVPGAGSGSGAFGSGADSAFFVDRIPAELIERIEIVRSASANRSGDAVAGAINIVLRDAYALDGGFVRAGALMFDDKRIRETVGSVWGGQVGPGRLLVGANLQGRRNPKNKLSLRYGEPGAPIDNSELQTDVRNGTDYSFNTSYQTPLAGGDLDLSGFYVHTDRYQNEDSIEYNNDIRDNAHLSTLNDNDVDIEQDSYSVNGKYGHDMFGGQTSVKLGYASFKDKETEFEDETEYLRDAAPYPDGDRITRDKSRTELEDTEFSAKLEHKRDLTDGVQLQFGLQYEKKQRDLLVTEVPRNRYSLPSANPPAFKPYAVVDGGDASFEQTRLDPYVMLDGKSGALKWEAGLRYETTDVTLRDRTVPSTTDTDYNVLLPSASLRYNLTTEDQVYVSGARTIRRPSFDYLSPALLTAELGDNDFIGNPRLKPETAWGLDAGYERRMGKQGVAGVNVFYRKVKDLIELTNTGDEGDEGPGTFVYSARNTGDGKVWGIEFDLSTPLTVIGLENTGVFLNYSWLDSDVNDEFGSRKFNSQSDYVLNVGFIQDLPTWGASFGATYRKQGEAYSRVVGEEVTTTYGGDLEIFLEKRIGKDLTIRLTGSNLLDANKKESFNKFTTIEDQNDRNFDEYELERENAGPVFQLIARLAF, encoded by the coding sequence ATGAAGAAGACCGCACTGTTCGCCTTGGCCGCCTTGGCGCCCTTGACCTTGGCCGCGACGGCCTCGACCGCCGCCTGGGCCGCCGAGGCCGATGCGCCGATCGCCACGGCGGCGGAGACGCCAGCCACGGCGTCCGAACTGGTGGTCCAGGCCCAGATCGCCTACCGCAACCGCACCGATCAGGCCGCGCCGGTCCTGAACTACGACCTCGACTATTTCCAGCGCTTCGAGCCGTTGACCGCCGGCGACGCCCTCAAGCGCGTGCCCAGCGTCGCCTTCCTGTCGGACGTGCTGGAATCGGACGGCGTGCGCCTGCGGGGCCTCGACCCCGCCTACACCCAGATCCTGATCAACGGCGAGAAGGTTCCAGGCGCCGGCTCGGGCTCAGGCGCGTTCGGCTCGGGCGCCGACTCGGCCTTCTTCGTCGACCGCATCCCGGCCGAGCTGATCGAGCGCATCGAGATCGTCCGCAGCGCCTCGGCCAACCGCAGCGGCGACGCGGTGGCCGGCGCCATCAACATCGTGCTGCGCGACGCCTACGCCCTGGACGGCGGCTTCGTCCGGGCCGGCGCCCTGATGTTCGACGACAAGCGCATCCGCGAGACCGTCGGCAGCGTCTGGGGCGGGCAGGTCGGCCCCGGCCGCCTGCTGGTTGGCGCCAACCTGCAGGGCCGCCGCAACCCCAAGAACAAACTCAGCCTGCGCTATGGCGAGCCGGGCGCGCCGATCGACAACAGCGAACTCCAGACGGATGTGCGCAACGGCACGGACTATTCGTTCAATACCAGCTACCAGACCCCGCTGGCCGGCGGGGACCTGGACCTGAGCGGCTTCTATGTCCACACCGACCGCTACCAGAACGAGGACTCGATCGAGTACAACAACGACATCCGCGACAACGCCCACCTGTCGACCCTGAACGACAACGACGTCGACATCGAGCAGGACAGCTACTCGGTCAACGGCAAGTACGGCCACGACATGTTCGGCGGCCAGACCAGCGTGAAACTGGGCTACGCCTCGTTCAAAGACAAGGAGACCGAGTTCGAGGACGAGACCGAATACCTGCGCGACGCCGCCCCCTATCCCGATGGCGACCGCATCACCCGCGACAAGTCCAGGACCGAGCTGGAGGACACCGAGTTCTCGGCCAAGCTGGAACACAAGCGCGACCTGACCGACGGCGTGCAACTGCAGTTCGGCCTTCAGTACGAGAAGAAGCAGCGCGACCTGCTGGTCACCGAGGTTCCGCGCAACCGCTACAGCCTGCCCAGCGCCAACCCGCCCGCCTTCAAGCCCTATGCGGTGGTCGACGGCGGCGACGCTTCGTTCGAGCAGACCCGCCTGGACCCCTATGTGATGCTGGACGGCAAGTCGGGCGCGCTGAAGTGGGAAGCCGGCCTGCGCTACGAGACCACCGACGTCACCCTGCGGGACCGCACGGTCCCCTCGACCACCGATACCGACTACAACGTCCTGCTGCCCTCGGCCTCGCTGCGCTACAACCTGACCACCGAGGATCAGGTCTATGTCTCGGGCGCGCGCACCATCCGCCGCCCCAGCTTCGACTACCTGTCGCCAGCCCTGCTGACCGCCGAGCTCGGCGACAACGACTTCATCGGCAATCCGCGACTGAAGCCGGAAACCGCCTGGGGCCTGGACGCCGGTTACGAGCGGCGGATGGGTAAGCAGGGCGTGGCCGGGGTCAACGTCTTCTACCGCAAGGTCAAGGACCTGATAGAGCTGACCAACACCGGCGACGAGGGTGACGAGGGCCCCGGCACGTTCGTCTATTCCGCCCGCAACACCGGCGACGGCAAGGTCTGGGGGATCGAGTTCGACCTGTCGACGCCGCTGACCGTGATCGGCCTGGAGAACACCGGCGTGTTCCTGAACTACTCGTGGCTCGACAGCGACGTGAACGACGAGTTCGGCTCGCGCAAGTTCAACAGCCAGTCGGACTACGTGCTCAACGTCGGCTTCATCCAGGACCTGCCGACCTGGGGCGCCTCGTTCGGCGCGACTTACCGCAAGCAGGGCGAAGCCTATAGCCGCGTGGTCGGCGAAGAGGTCACCACCACCTATGGCGGCGACCTGGAGATCTTCCTCGAAAAGCGAATCGGCAAGGATCTGACGATCCGCCTGACCGGCTCCAACCTGCTGGACGCCAACAAGAAGGAAAGCTTCAACAAGTTCACCACCATCGAGGATCAGAACGACCGCAACTTCGATGAGTACGAACTGGAGCGCGAGAACGCCGGTCCGGTCTTCCAGCTGATCGCCCGCCTGGCCTTCTAG